A window from Podospora bellae-mahoneyi strain CBS 112042 chromosome 1 map unlocalized CBS112042p_1, whole genome shotgun sequence encodes these proteins:
- the SEC20 gene encoding Protein transport protein sec20 (EggNog:ENOG503NXYN; COG:U), translating to MATIDTLSERLSALQETTAQLQELIHRLANLKFAPGSVPLTAEGEEENDNVATELSAEISSILREEEEELELLQEEIIDLRGGRPGSESEHRKQRLKEGAQRLENELKTARTTFRKAQLSAHHSLLAAQKLERQLLVASYAASASLANSTHSLASSSSSSSDLANQQQQSSSSLEGNKDPRTQLFTPKDLLRHRKPKPTNPNDESSAVVNASSDLTLSLRRTHALIAAEVQKSAFASQTLAESSAALAELQKNYEGIDSLLSKSKNLVSTLLTTQKSDTWYLQTSLRLLLVTLGWLVFRRWLYGPLWWVVWLPLKLSYKTTRGVVNLAGGGGGGGQAEMEVVLPGGTTTRVVMGGEESVPTIEVAGPGVGEKQRVERGDESYVERVGRMVEDTLDQREREEGNKTGEGAVEEEEEREQKNPMKRMWEEDVDGEGEKQQQVELVRDEL from the exons ATGGCAACAATCGACACCCTCTCCGAGCGGCTGTCCGCGCTGCAGGAAACGACCGCCCAGCTCCAGGAGCTGATCCACAGACTTGCCAATCTGAAGTTTGCGCCGGGGAGTGTGCCGCTTACAgccgagggggaggaggaaaacgaCAATGTAGCGACGGAGCTGAGCGCAGAGATTAGCTCAatcttgagggaggaggaggaagagctggagtTGTTGCAGGAGGAGATCATTGACCTTCGAGGTGGGAGGCCGGGGAGCGAGAGCGAGCATAGGAAGCAGAGGTTGAAAGAGGGCGCGCAGAGGCTAGAGAATGAACTCAAGAC CGCTCGAACAACCTTCCGCAAAGCTCAACTCTCAgcccaccactccctcctcgccgcccaaaAACTCGAGCGCCAGCTCCTTGTTGCGTCTTATGCTGCTTCGGCTTCGTTGGCTAACTCAACTCACTCCcttgcctcctcctcctcctcctcttccgacctagccaaccagcaacaacagtcctcctcctccttagAAGGAAACAAAGACCCCCGAACCCAactcttcacccccaaagacctcctccgccaccgcaagccaaaacccaccaaccccaacgacGAATCCTCGGCCGTAGTCAACGCCTCAAGcgacctcaccctctccctccgccgCACCCAcgccctcatcgccgccgaGGTCCAAAAATCAGCCTTTGCCTCCCAAACCCTAGCCGAGTCCTCAGCCGCGCTGGCCGAACTGCAAAAAAACTACGAGGGGATCGACTCCCTGCTCTCCAAATCAAAAAACCTGGTTTCCACCTTACTGACCACGCAAAAGAGTGATACCTGGTATTTACAGACTTCTCTGAGATTGCTACTGGTCACgttgggctggttggtgtTTAGGAGGTGGTTGTATGGACCGTTGTGGTGGGTTGTTTGGTTGCCGCTGAAGCTCAGTTACAAGACTacgaggggggtggtgaatttggctggtggtggtggtgggggagggcaggcggagatggaggttgtgTTGCCCGGGGGGACGACcacgagggtggtgatggggggagaggagagtgTGCCTACTATTGAGGTTGCTgggccgggggtgggggagaagcagagggtggaaaggggagatGAGAGTTATGTGGAGAG ggttgggaggatggtggaggataCGCTTGAtcagagggagagggaggaggggaataAGACGGGAGAGGgtgcggtggaggaggaggaggaaagagagcAGAAGAATCCAATGAAGAGGATGTGGGAGGaagatgttgatggggagggcgagaagCAACAACAGGtggagctggtgagggaTGAGCTGTGA
- the UTP18 gene encoding U3 snoRNP protein (EggNog:ENOG503NWN2; COG:S) — MSRRRQQQKEDPSSEKEGSFAHFSNEEEEEEDDISMSDVASASSGSDDDESDRSPHQKEINLVKDSDEEDLERLVLGTKSADDFRAKLFAGDDFLLPDVTGSKALVSVAADKEEDNDQFKNVDDSMLFMIDTVGGGEGVIAHAEKKAEEAVVDKPAWEDSDDERLTVSLAGVGRLRKLREFEGEDVVNGTEYSQRLRAQYMRMYPVPEWARPAAEKKTRRRRRSSAAGGSDESGLSGEEADSDEEGGDYEDALPLEQFLRDVNAFAEDDDTRLSKRRKLRPETLDIQRTRDIPDTHKAGVSCLAFHPRHPILLSTSVSSVMFLHHVDAAAYPTPNPMLTSVQVRRTDLRRAAFLSVKGEDGEGQGEEVVFAGRRKYFHSWNLATGAVKKISKIAGHQKEHKTMERFRASPCGRWIAVAASDKKGGGMLNILNAATMQWVAQARIDGRGGIADFQWWSSGEGLTIAGRDGQVAEWSLESKRTVGVWRDEGSIGGTVLAMGGRHGPRAIGEDRWVAVGNSSGIVNIYDRNELLVASKDKKDVEIKKLPTPARVLEQLTTAITILSFSPDGQLMVFGSNLKKDALRLVHLPSCTVYRNWPTEQTPLGRISAVAFSADSSILAIGNDAGKVRMWEIRG, encoded by the coding sequence ATGTCCCGCCGacgccaacaacaaaaagaagaccCCTCCTCCGAAAAGGAAGGCTCCTTCGCCCATTTCTCcaacgaggaagaagaagaagaagacgacatCTCCATGTCCGACGTCGCCTCCGCTTCCAGCGGctccgacgacgatgaaTCCGACCGCTCCccacaccaaaaagaaatcaacctcgtcaaagactccgacgaagaagacctcGAGCGCCTCGTCCTGGGGACCAAATCCGCCGACGACTTCCGCGCCAAGCTCTTCGCGGGTGATGACTTTCTCCTTCCGGACGTCACCGGTTCCAAGGCTCTTGTCTCTGTCGCGGcggacaaggaggaggacaatGATCAGTTCAAGAATGTGGACGATTCAATGCTTTTCATGATTGACAccgttggtggaggggagggtgtcaTCGCGcatgccgagaagaaggctgaagAAGCGGTGGTTGACAAGCCTGCTTGGGAggacagtgatgatgagaggtTGACTGTTTCGCTTgctggggtggggaggttgaggaagttgagggagtttgagggggaggatgtggttaATGGGACTGAGTATAGCCAAAGGTTGAGGGCGCAGTATATGAGGATGTACCCCGTCCCTGAGTGGGCGCggccggcggcggagaagaagactagacggaggaggaggtcttcTGCTGCGGGTGGGTCAGACGAAAGTGGGCtttctggggaggaggcggatagtgatgaggaggggggggattaCGAGGATGCCTTGCCTTTGGAGCAGTTTCTAAGGGATGTCAATGCTTTtgctgaggatgatgataccaGGTTGTCCAAGAGGAGAAAGTTGCGCCCGGAGACGTTGGATATCCAGCGGACGAGGGATATTCCTGATACGCACAAGGCGGGGGTGAGCTGTTTGGCGTTTCACCCTAGGCATCCTATTCTGCTGAGCACGAGTGTCTCGTCGGTCATGTTTTTGCATCATGTTGATGCGGCGGCGTATCCGACGCCGAATCCGATGTTGACTTCGGTGCAGGTTAGGAGGACTGacttgaggagggcggcaTTTTTGAgtgtgaagggggaggatggggaggggcagggggaggaggtggtgtttgctGGTAGGAGGAAGTATTTCCACAGCTGGAACTTGGCCACGGGTGCGGTGAAGAAGATCAGCAAGATTGCGGGGCATCAGAAGGAGCATAAGACTATGGAGAGGTTTAGGGCTAGTCCTTGTGGGAGGTGGATAGCGGTTGCGGCGAGTGATAAGAAGGGGGGCGGTATGCTGAATATTCTTAATGCGGCCACCATGCAGTGGGTTGCGCAGGCGAGgattgatgggagggggggtattGCTGATTTCCAGTGGTGGAGCAGTGGGGAGGGCTTGACGATTGCTGGAAGGGATGGGCAGGTTGCGGAGTGGAGCTTGGAGTCCAAGAGAACGGTTGGAGTGTGGAGGGATGAAGGGTCTATTGGCGGTACTGTCCTGGCGATGGGTGGCAGACATGGTCCCAGGGCGATTGGAGAGGATCGATGGGTTGCCGTTGGCAACAGCAGCGGGATCGTCAACATTTATGACCGGAACGAGCTGCTGGTTGCtagcaaggacaagaaggatgtggagatcaagaagcttCCTACACCTGCGAGAGTACTCGAGCAGTTGACTACAGCCATCACTATTTTGTCCTTCTCGCCAGACGGACAGCTGATGGTCTTCGGAAGCAATCTCAAGAAGGATGCGCTGAGGTTGGTGCACCTTCCCAGCTGCACTGTTTACCGCAACTGGCCTACAGAGCAAACACCATTGGGTAGAATTTCCGCCGTTGCCTTCAGCGCCGATAGCAGCATTCTCGCCATTGGCAACGATGCCGGCAAGGTGCGGATGTGGGAGATCAGGGGTTAA
- the MRPL44 gene encoding 39S ribosomal protein L44, mitochondrial (EggNog:ENOG503P60G; COG:J) has translation MITRFITEIQTAFNPFSPRAKSARLFLSFLPPNARSSGMNITTQLLPRSSTAPSKLYVKFKDGKELNIDADNMGIKSIIEEVDRHSRILQKADDLAAA, from the exons atgATAACCCGCTTCATAACCGAAATCCAAACcgccttcaaccccttctccccccgcGCCAAATCCGcccgcctcttcctctccttcctcccaccAAACGCCCGTTCCTCGGGCAtgaacatcaccacccagctcctcccccggTCCTCCACCGCGCCGAGCAAGCTTTATGTCAAGTTTA AGGACGGCAAGGAACTCAACATCGACGCCGACAACATGGGCATCAAGAGCATAATCGAAGAGGTCGACCGCCACTCCCGTATCCTCCAAAAGGCCGACGATTTGGCTGCTGCTTAA
- a CDS encoding uncharacterized protein (EggNog:ENOG503P28P), with translation MSLLKQAVLGLLLTSASTTALEFTIAGGQIFTPGLAVLNSPQPGTPLGGDLIEISLDITTNGRLPLPPYSPDSPSQIHNISIFLSSYATGKNFTITNGTATSSNFNENASLGNILFQEPGSTVKHVKWIWPDCLVGDGQPQTLDSARGAYNVSIRQSFRLNGEDFYTVFDVPISVTNRIGEEAPNRVARPSCEELENEMMEWEEVREGADEMGALFAPGDATVLETSGDEDGDGLGPVRPGAGSGSGLGSGAGGLKVGLGWLVGLGLGVGVLL, from the exons atgtcaCTCCTAAAACAGGCAGTCCTAGGTCTGCTCCTCACCTCTGCTTCCACAACCGCCCTGGAGTTCACCATAGCAGGCGGTCAAATCTTCACCCCGGGCCTGGCAGTCCTCAACTCACCTCAACCAGGCACCCCATTAGGAGGCG ATCTAATAGAAATCTCCCTCGACATCACAACCAACggccgcctccccctccccccttacTCCCCagactccccctcccaaatccacaacatctccatctttctctcctcttaCGCCACCGGTAAAAATTTCACCATCACAAACGGAACCGCCACATCCTCCAACTTCAACGAGAACGCCTCCCTGGGCAATATTCTGTTTCAGGAACCTGGCTCGACAGTCAAGCACGTCAAGTGGATCTGGCCCGACTGTCTTGTTGGCGACGGCCAGCCTCAGACACTCGACAGCGCGAGGGGGGCGTACAACGTGAGCATCAGGCAGAGCTTTCGGTTGAACGGTGAGGATTTTTACACGGTGTTTGATGTGCCGATTTCGGTGACGAATcggattggggaggaggcgccgAATAGGGTTGCTAGGCCGAGCTGCGAGGAATTGGAGAATGAGATGatggagtgggaggaggttagggagggggcggatgAGATGGGGGCTTTGTTTGCGCCGGGGGATGCGACGGTGCTGGAGACTagtggggatgaggatggggatgggttggggcCTGTGAGGCCTGGGgctgggagtgggagtgggttggggagtggcgcgggggggttgaaggtgggattggggtggttggttgggttggggttgggggttggggttttgttGTAG
- a CDS encoding uncharacterized protein (EggNog:ENOG503NZM9; COG:S) → MAWWDSRRQSRQAPASLPSASLDDGLLAAARPSPRLRKRFSAGDAFPRLDSINTTTTQRHTTLDMDERAVLSPVAEENAESSRSPALVVQVEIFFTDPLIRSRYARSYASSPTFEANNRICRGLVRRIERCSEELITRKDSSALTDFSDESHEPKPSRFELTFRILKRGRGEWAERTYRSHQKQPLTVGHTKEIISATHRIVGLYLRRHDPDFRWLDHPVSDQEAEEGQVADPSREAPLSLLCIPSPRFIESTQTFEFVSGYKIELTFQSRNPQRRVPVVRKSITLDSKQDAPLTLFMSEDLLWKGVQAINTALDAKKREFDHHFSRQQDGQHSCQGALEIELRISNNLGPLHDNIHRDIKSSLLLFFDPEARDCTAFLDNIEGILTATRDEIDAKVNDMDDFVFRIRELKGANWKLKDPARFKLGSKSSCGRRTIQAVLDRIQTGVGDIIRGHNISIHIDAHKRGHLVLDKAIVAHEKRGRTKENFASPSEEEATFLSRLKARIQQDIDRVLEDTCAIDDIPDIDEEEVFIRPFTPARQSAPVPTLASAESSSSLRPSTPLPPLVPAKSSSSLRSLVSLRSLASGRSFAPTQPPTPRQSPSPVRFERAPSDVSVGEQHSPERMPSSPAPLNPPPTKMARPISIPVQPTPQPSPPKRPLVQRIFSLSRRSSESVKVVDHLKPKLSNDPFVANSSSQPSTPASSAVSDRSSQSAAGENSTVKDQATPTAAAKTKPSKRPFSLFRRRSRANDVSTLAKGIEKIKHSGRSRAAPTEPSKATPLEVLSESPEPGPKTSGDILGVMMTSSEVDESAATRPAGSVPVTEAPITSSQNDDRNEAASRSAAREPTKAKMDTPEAFEDAREFAISPAIEPIVKSETSSSFLTGDVSPRFDEYSTAPSTPDLSLGSKDSSPRHSLLTTPVYVRTSSGTNDIAVRKFDPEVEAEVDDSDITVPKTELPAPLATEELPSKHTALEASVRDDEKEGEPDQHVAQPGQTQGPGFTMSEPVEPQPTTSAPTPLTTKAPNNNSNANSTNSSSTAEKDFGYENLGAEKTAGSEGSIPRRPDFPTKRLRDPAPTPNHDSPKASENLDARKTSSQDVDQATGNQVGPARGAEGQPVAHKDKSNVTEAGPDGHRAQADGANPGAVHKVSPDTGSTRAPSAVTGSEEKGTEQAAEENGPAESQNSSIPDDVGSGKHADGSNIEFEFPEGDVRDELRERYGAQAQAEMRSKRLRSNIEFEFPDAGVKEHLDERRGSRQEPEKVRKGSEIDFEHSEATVDEYLARDRGSGVKHDDSVATNGAAPEKIGASSEPAPCPGNVSDIPEKTAVKSSEPADLPTGADIEKPGPARLFADVEVAIHHVVPEKRTKDSDIPIPEKRVRLSVSETAVVGDVLAAEPASLPAAAGDVETEKSTTVPTDSQDVEAAAEEQLAAELKVQANDNVKDVSPPVTEKTIEAEPVKEPIIPEVAKELAEEFEVQVSPEGLSSEEVKKAETRTETATAPQDITRSATDLGRKDEPQPERSGAEEQHPPVVTPPVISVKEFDTTTTTTETESPSHPVATPHISLLNPSPRHSTSTFSSGYTTLSDTSSFISRGSVDTFRPSFDESSTQFGDEIRLPHLDSPHDHEHTHPTSRPQTAGYLGLNTLRTESRFIELGLRGALGDQSKRLSLPLNQHCFFDHPLPHHLGAEEAETGSIAGSTKSGKLRKKDRHRKVKSAKIFSQHAEGEDKAGEKGRVKDGPDAAAIPKMMMLFAGAVALGKFFRGGQ, encoded by the coding sequence ATGGCGTGGTGGGACTCACGAAGACAGAGCCGCCAGGCCCCAGCATCTTTACCTTCTGCGTCTTTGGACGATGGCCTTCTCGCTGCTGCTCGTCCTTCCCCACGGCTACGAAAGCGATTCTCTGCAGGCGATGCCTTCCCGAGGCTTgactccatcaacaccaccacgacaCAGCGCCACACCACCTTGGACATGGACGAGAGAGCCGTGCTATCGCCCGTAGCCGAAGAAAATGCGGAGTCTTCCAGGTCACCAGCGCTTGTGGTCCAGGTCGAAATCTTTTTCACCGATCCCCTCATCCGATCTCGCTATGCACGGAGCTATGCGAGCTCACCTACCTTCGAAGCCAACAACAGGATATGCCGCGGGCTCGTGCGCCGCATCGAGCGCTGCTCAGAAGAGCTCATCACCAGAAAAGACTCAAGCGCCCTCACCGACTTCTCCGATGAGAGTCACGAGCCCAAGCCCTCAAGGTTCGAGCTCACCTTCCGGATCCTGAAAAGGGGCAGGGGCGAGTGGGCCGAGAGGACATATCGTTCTCACCAAAAGCAGCCCCTGACGGTTGGACATACCAAAGAAATCATATCGGCCACCCACAGGATTGTTGGTCTTTATCTCCGCAGGCACGACCCGGACTTCAGATGGCTCGACCACCCCGTCTCAGACCAGGAAGCCGAAGAGGGCCAGGTCGCAGATCCATCTCGAGAAGCACCATTGTCCCTTCTCTGCATACCCAGCCCACGCTTCATCGAATCCACGCAAACCTTTGAGTTCGTGTCCGGCTACAAGATCGAGCTGACCTTCCAGAGCCGAAATCCACAAAGACGGGTGCCTGTGGTGAGGAAGTCCATCACGCTCGACAGCAAGCAAGATGCCCCTCTGACACTGTTCATGAGCGAGGATCTGCTGTGGAAGGGTGTCCAGGCCATCAACACAGCGCTGGATGCAAAGAAGAGAGAATTTGACCATCACTTCAGCCGACAACAGGACGGCCAGCACTCATGCCAGGGCGCTCTCGAGATCGAACTCAGGATatccaacaacctcggccCGTTACACGACAACATCCACAGAGATATCAAGAGCAGTCTTTTGCTGTTTTTCGATCCCGAGGCCCGCGACTGCACCGCTTTTCTCGACAATATCGAAGGAATCCTTACCGCGACGAGGGACGAGATCGACGCCAAGGTCAACGATATGGATGACTTCGTGTTCAGAATTCGCGAACTGAAAGGCGCAAACTGGAAGCTGAAGGACCCAGCAAGATTCAAGCTCGGCTCCAAGTCTTCGTGTGGGCGACGAACGATCCAAGCAGTCCTCGACCGCATCCAAACAGGTGTCGGCGACATCATTCGCGGCCACAATATCTCCATCCATATCGATGCCCACAAGAGAGGCCATCTCGTTCTCGACAAGGCCATTGTGGCTCATGAAAAACGTGGGAGGACCAAGGAGAACTTTGCCTCGCCatccgaggaggaggccacgTTCCTCTCGAGGCTCAAGGCTCGAATCCAGCAGGATATCGAcagggtgttggaggacaCCTGTGCGATTGACGACATCCCAGATAttgacgaagaagaggtcTTTATCCGTCCTTTCACTCCCGCACGGCAATCCGCCCCCGTCCCAACGTTGGCGTCTGCAGAATCGTCCTCATCTTTACGGCCATCCACCCCTCTGCCACCATTAGTGCCTGCCAAGTCGTCTTCCTCGTTACGGTCACTCGTGTCATTGCGATCACTAGCATCCGGGCGATCATTCGCACCAACGCAACCGCCCACGCCCAGACAGTCACCAAGCCCTGTGAGATTTGAGCGGGCTCCGTCAGACGTTTCCGTAGGGGAACAGCACTCACCCGAAAGAATGCCATCGTCGCCAGCGCCCCtgaatcctcctcccacaaaaATGGCCAGGCCCATCTCAATCCCCGTACAGCCAACGCCACAGCCGTCTCCACCAAAGCGTCCACTCGTACAGCGCATCTTTTCGCTCAGTCGTCGATCCTCAGAGTCGGTCAAGGTTGTCGACCATCTCAAGCCGAAGTTGAGCAATGACCCATTTGTtgccaacagcagcagccaaccTAGCACACCAGCCAGCTCTGCAGTGAGCGATCGCAGCTCCCAATCTGCGGCTGGGGAAAACTCTACTGTCAAGGACCAAGCAACCCCGACTGCTGCGGCCAAAACCAAGCCTTCAAAGCGGCCCTTTTCTCTGTTTCGCAGGCGATCCCGTGCCAACGATGTTTCGACTCTTGCAAAGGGGATCGAAAAGATCAAACACAGTGGGAGAAGTCGGGCAGCTCCGACGGAACCGAGCAAGGCAACGCCATTGGAAGTGCTGTCAGAGTCACCGGAGCCTGGCCCTAAGACTAGCGGCGATATCCTGGGCGTGATGATGACGTCGAGTGAGGTAGACGAGAGTGCAGCAACTCGCCCCGCAGGGAGCGTGCCTGTGACCGAAGCTCCTATAACATCATCCCAGAATGACGACAGAAACGAAGCGGCATCGCGGTCAGCTGCCCGTGAACCCACCAAGGCGAAAATGGACACCCCCGAAGCCTTTGAGGATGCCAGAGAATTCGCAATCAGCCCTGCCATTGAACCCATCGTCAAGTCGGAGACCTCGAGCTCTTTTCTGACGGGTGATGTGAGTCCGAGATTTGACGAGTACTCAACtgcaccatcaaccccagaCCTGAGCCTGGGCTCCAAGGACTCGTCGCCCCGACATAGCCTCTTGACCACACCCGTCTACGTGCGGACGAGTTCGGGCACGAACGACATTGCGGTGCGCAAGTTCGATCCCGAGgttgaggccgaggtggacgaCTCAGATATAACTGTGCCCAAGACAGAACTGCCCGCCCCTCTCGCAACCGAAGAGCTTCCGAGCAAACACACAGCTTTGGAGGCATCAGTCCGAGACgacgaaaaagaaggggaacCAGACCAACACGTGGCGCAACCCGGCCAAACACAGGGGCCCGGATTTACTATGTCCGAACCCGTTGAGCCTCAACCAACCACATCCGCCCCAACACCACTTACAACAAAAGCCCCCAATAACAACAGCAATGCCAATTCGACAAACAGCTCATCAACTGCAGAAAAAGATTTTGGCTATGAAAACCTCGGTGCCGAGAAAACTGCAGGCTCCGAAGGTTCCATACCGCGCCGTCCGGACTTCCCCACCAAGCGACTCCGGGACCCGGCTCCGACCCCGAATCATGATTCTCCCAAAGCTTCTGAAAATTTAGATGCCAGGAAAACCTCGAGTCAAGATGTCGATCAGGCTACCGGCAACCAAGTCGGTCCCGCTCGCGGCGCCGAGGGGCAGCCCGTGGCACACAAAGACAAGTCCAACGTGACCGAAGCTGGTCCCGACGGCCACCGGGCCCAAGCGGACGGTGCCAATCCGGGAGCCGTGCACAAAGTTTCTCCAGACACGGGTAGCACAAGGGCTCCGAGTGCTGTCACCGGCTCCGAGGAAAAGGGGACTGAGCAGGCGGCTGAGGAGAACGGGCCCGCAGAGTCTCAGAACTCGAGCATTCCTGATGATGTCGGTTCCGGCAAGCACGCCGATGGGAGCAATATTGAGTTTGAGTTTCCCGAGGGTGATGTGCGGGATGAGCTTCGGGAGCGATATGGGGCCCAGGCCCAGGCCGAGATGAGGAGCAAGCGGCTCCGGAGCAATATTGAGTTTGAGTTTCCGGATGCTGGTGTGAAGGAGCATCTTGATGAGCGTCGCGGTTCCAGGCAGGAGCCCGAGAAGGTTCGCAAGGGGTCCGAGATTGACTTTGAGCATTCTGAGGCTACGGTTGATGAGTATCTTGCTCGGGACCGCGGTTCTGGAGTGAAGCATGATGACTCGGTTGCGACGAACGGGGCTGCTCCCGAGAAGATTGGTGCGTCCTCGGAGCCGGCTCCTTGTCCGGGCAATGTCTCTGATATCCCAGAAAAGACCGCGGTCAAGTCATCGGAGCCGGCAGACTTGCCAACCGGTGCTGATATCGAGAAACCGGGACCAGCCCGGTTGTTCGCAGATGTCGAGGTGGCGATCCATCATGTCGTGCCTGAGAAGAGGACCAAAGACTCCGATATTCCCATCCCTGAAAAGAGAGTCAGACTTTCCGTGTCTGAGACCGCTGTCGTCGGTGATGTTCTCGCTGCCGAGCCGGCGTCACTTCCCGCAGCAGCTGGCGACGTTGAAACCGAAAAGTCGACCACGGTGCCGACTGACAGCCAGGATGTTGAAGCTGCAGCTGAGGAGCAACTCGCTGCCGAGCTCAAAGTCCAGGCGAACGACAACGTCAAGGATGTCTCTCCTCCCGTAACCGAAAAGACAATCGAAGCCGAACCTGTCAAAGAGCCCATCATACCCGAAGTGGCCAAAGAACTCGCCGAGGAATTCGAAGTCCAAGTCAGCCCCGAAGGATTGTCGTCGGAAGAAGTGAAGAAGGCCGAAACAAGAACAGAAACAGCGACAGCCCCCCAAGATATTACTAGGTCCGCCACCGACCTCGGCCGTAAAGATGAGCCTCAGCCGGAGCGTTCCGGTGCTGAGGAGCAGCATCCTCCCGTGGTAACACCACCCGTAATCTCCGTCAAAGAATtcgacaccaccactaccaccaccgaaACAGAATCCCCCTCTCACCCAGTAGCCACTCCAcacatctccctcctcaaccccagcCCCCGCCATTCCACATCTACCTTCTCCTCGGGGTATACCACCCTCTCtgacacctcctccttcatctcccgCGGCTCAGTCGACACTTTCCGCCCCTCTTTTGACGAATCCTCCACCCAGTTCGGCGACGAAATTCGACTCCCACACTTGGACTCCCCCCACGATCACGAGCACACTCACCCCACTTCCCGTCCCCAGACAGCTGGGTATCTCGGGTTGAACACTCTGCGCACAGAATCGAGGTTTATTGAGCTCGGCCTTCGTGGAGCTTTGGGAGACCAGTCTAAGAGATTGAGTTTACCGCTGAATCAGCATTGTTTTTTTGATCATCCTTTGCCTCATCATCttggggcggaggaggctgagacGGGGAGTATTGCGGGGAGTACGAAGTCGGGGAAACTGAGGAAGAAGGATCGGCATAGGAAGGTCAAGTCGGCGAAGATTTTTAGTCAGCatgccgaaggggaggacaaGGCAGGAGAGAAAGGACGGGTGAAGGACGGGCCGGATGCGGCGGCTATTccaaagatgatgatgttgtttgcTGGGGCGGTGGCTCTGGGGAAGTTTTTTAGGGGTGGTCAATGA
- a CDS encoding uncharacterized protein (EggNog:ENOG503P7HV), with protein MPKVFINIQDIVDCIEKNLTGGTPKVYPQRFASLNQLVKYTMKEGKVYPKKWVKNRLGPVKALMRDILRG; from the exons ATGCCGAAAG TCTTTATCAACATCCAAGACATTGTCGACTGCATTGAGAAAAACCTCACTGGGGGAACACCCAAGGTGTACCCGCAGCGCTTCGCCAGCCTCAACCAACTCGTCAAATACACCATGAAGGAGGGAAAAGTCTACCCCAAGAAATGGGTCAAGAATAGACTGGGACCTGTCAAGGCTTTGATGAGGGACATATTAAGAGGGTGA
- a CDS encoding uncharacterized protein (EggNog:ENOG503P9BW), whose protein sequence is MIKHYSNIMNFILTLSILATLATASPAPAPASALYGCTEGLNYCGHTLLNMGWSRDNIIDDCSGRPDLLTANSVDNVLFHCTSGDYLTFIESCNAPGTCVDAGSGNSDYCS, encoded by the exons ATGATCAAACATTACTCAAACATCATGAACTTCATCCTCACTCTCTCCATACTGGCCACACTGGCCACAGCCTCACCGGCTCCCGCCCCAGCCTCTGCACTGTACGGCTGCACCGAAGGCCTGAATTACTGCGGTCACACTCTTCTCAACATGG GCTGGTCCCGTGACAATATAATCGACGATTGCAGCGGTAGACCCGACTTGCTCACTGCCAACAGCGTGGACAATGTCCTCTTTCATTGCACAAGCGGAGACTACCTCACGTTCATTGAGAGCTGCAATGCACCTGGTACTTGTGTGGATGCCGGTTCTGGTAATAGCGATTATTGCAGCTAA